From the Entomomonas sp. E2T0 genome, one window contains:
- a CDS encoding YeaC family protein: MTSYVEMIEKITPEIYQNLKQSVELGKWPNGKPLTAEQRETCLQAIIAWELKHLPEEERTGFIDGPGCQSHKDDDHHDEKIIIKTKTTH; encoded by the coding sequence ATGACTTCTTATGTTGAAATGATAGAAAAAATCACCCCAGAAATATACCAGAATTTGAAGCAATCTGTCGAATTAGGTAAATGGCCTAATGGTAAACCGTTAACTGCAGAACAAAGAGAAACTTGTTTGCAGGCTATCATTGCGTGGGAGTTGAAGCATCTGCCAGAAGAAGAGCGTACGGGATTTATTGATGGTCCTGGTTGCCAATCCCATAAAGATGATGATCACCATGATGAAAAGATAATTATTAAAACTAAGACAACCCACTAA